A window of Chitinophaga sp. MM2321 contains these coding sequences:
- a CDS encoding DPP IV N-terminal domain-containing protein produces the protein MRSLTVLFVIIVISSTALFAQPGTGIRWSRDGQSVLKSSTEGIMTAPLSGAATTIKVPAAQYTPAGTTKPLPIKDFYFSADEKKLLIYTNAKKVWRYETRGDYWVLDLTTGKLQQLGKDKPAASLMFAKLSPDGNKVAYVSGHNIYVEDLNTGTIQAMTRDGSRRLINGTFDWVYEEEFGCRDGFRWSPDGNNIAYWQIDATGIRDFLMINNTDSIYSFTTPVEYPVAGENPSACRIGVVDIHTAKTTWMQVPGDQQQHYIPRMEWVPGKKELIIQQLNRKQNESKIMVCQATNGKAHTLYEEKDTAWIDVKSRWDDNNIEGWDFTGNGKAFIWVSEQDGWRHLYNIPLDKGKATLLTPGNYDVINIAKVDEANHVIYFLASPENATQQYLYQVPLSGGKAVRITPANEPGTHSYGISPSGSWAIHEFSNAYTYPVVENIQLPAHTSSSNTVAQALKEAAAKPNKVEYFQVTTVDGVTMDGWMSKPANFNPAKKYPVVFYVYGEPAGATTLDAIGAGRNYLYDGDMAADGYIYISMDNRGTPLPKGRYWRKCVYRKVGVINTRDQAMGALALMRKYSFIDSSRTAVWGWSGGGSMTLNLLFQYPDIYKTGIAIAAVGNQLTYDNIYQERYMGLPQENREDFVKGSPITYARNLKGNLLYIHGTGDDNVHYQNAEMLLNELIKYNKQIQFMAYPNRTHNISEGEGTFEHLSTLYTNYLRTHCEPGGR, from the coding sequence ATGAGGAGCCTTACCGTACTATTTGTTATTATCGTTATTAGCAGTACCGCCCTGTTTGCTCAACCCGGAACGGGCATCAGGTGGAGCCGCGACGGGCAGTCCGTTTTAAAGAGCAGCACCGAGGGTATTATGACAGCACCTTTATCAGGCGCTGCCACTACTATAAAAGTGCCAGCCGCGCAATATACCCCTGCAGGGACCACGAAACCGCTTCCTATAAAAGACTTTTATTTTTCTGCCGACGAAAAAAAATTACTGATTTATACAAATGCCAAAAAAGTATGGCGCTATGAAACGCGTGGCGACTATTGGGTATTGGACCTCACCACAGGCAAATTACAGCAGCTGGGTAAAGATAAACCGGCTGCTTCGCTGATGTTCGCCAAATTGTCGCCGGACGGGAATAAAGTAGCTTATGTAAGCGGACATAATATTTATGTAGAAGACCTGAACACCGGTACTATCCAGGCAATGACCAGGGATGGTAGCCGTCGTTTGATCAACGGTACTTTTGACTGGGTGTACGAGGAAGAATTTGGTTGCCGGGATGGATTCCGCTGGAGCCCCGATGGCAATAACATTGCTTACTGGCAGATCGATGCTACCGGTATCCGGGATTTCCTGATGATCAATAATACAGATTCAATCTATTCATTTACAACACCGGTGGAATACCCGGTCGCGGGCGAAAATCCTTCTGCATGTCGTATAGGCGTAGTAGATATACATACCGCAAAAACCACCTGGATGCAGGTTCCAGGTGATCAGCAACAACACTACATTCCACGTATGGAATGGGTGCCAGGTAAAAAAGAACTCATTATCCAGCAGTTAAACCGCAAACAGAACGAGAGCAAAATAATGGTCTGCCAGGCAACTAACGGTAAAGCACATACGTTGTACGAAGAGAAAGACACCGCCTGGATTGATGTGAAATCACGCTGGGACGATAATAACATCGAAGGTTGGGATTTTACCGGTAATGGCAAGGCATTTATATGGGTAAGTGAGCAGGATGGCTGGCGTCATCTTTATAATATTCCGCTGGACAAAGGCAAGGCTACCTTACTCACGCCCGGCAACTATGATGTGATTAACATCGCTAAAGTTGATGAGGCTAATCATGTGATCTATTTCCTGGCATCGCCCGAAAACGCCACCCAGCAATACCTTTACCAGGTACCGCTATCCGGCGGAAAGGCCGTGCGCATCACGCCGGCCAATGAACCGGGTACGCACAGCTACGGGATATCTCCCAGTGGTTCCTGGGCCATACATGAATTCAGTAACGCCTATACTTACCCGGTTGTAGAAAATATACAGCTCCCCGCACATACAAGCAGCAGCAATACCGTGGCGCAGGCATTGAAAGAGGCCGCTGCTAAGCCCAATAAGGTGGAATACTTCCAGGTAACCACTGTAGACGGCGTTACAATGGACGGCTGGATGAGTAAACCGGCCAACTTCAACCCCGCTAAAAAATATCCCGTTGTATTTTATGTGTACGGCGAACCTGCCGGCGCTACCACCCTGGATGCAATAGGGGCAGGACGTAACTACCTGTATGATGGCGACATGGCCGCAGACGGCTACATCTACATATCGATGGATAACCGTGGCACCCCTTTACCGAAAGGCCGCTACTGGCGTAAATGCGTGTACCGTAAAGTGGGCGTGATCAACACCCGCGATCAGGCCATGGGCGCGCTGGCGCTCATGCGTAAGTATTCTTTTATTGATTCTTCCCGCACCGCAGTATGGGGCTGGAGTGGCGGTGGTTCTATGACACTCAACTTACTCTTTCAATATCCTGATATTTATAAAACGGGGATTGCTATCGCCGCAGTGGGCAACCAGCTTACTTATGACAACATTTACCAGGAACGTTATATGGGACTGCCACAGGAGAACCGGGAAGATTTTGTAAAAGGATCTCCCATTACCTATGCGCGCAATCTGAAAGGAAATCTCCTGTACATTCATGGCACCGGTGATGATAATGTACACTATCAGAATGCGGAAATGCTGTTGAATGAACTGATAAAATATAATAAGCAGATCCAGTTTATGGCGTATCCCAACCGCACCCACAACATCTCTGAAGGGGAGGGGACCTTTGAACATCTGTCTACATTATATACAAATTACCTGCGTACACACTGCGAACCAGGAGGAAGATGA
- a CDS encoding VIT1/CCC1 transporter family protein, translated as MTTSYKAIRSSGWNTDFLIGFPDGLFLLFFATQVMEGFPMEVQTFYTIHICIWLIGGLLVMYSAYQANKGDAQHDSAILSDNERSKLQQLDINEGMIEQIADEMIKDAAVWENTLEQEQVKETTFIRSRAIRSAVLTCLFFLLGGSLSLGPYLSNENFTAASQTSMMLVFLGLTIFSFIKAKITSQRPLPLILRYWLMGAGILGGAWILHKVF; from the coding sequence ATGACAACATCATATAAAGCCATCCGCAGTTCAGGATGGAACACGGACTTCTTAATCGGCTTCCCTGACGGGTTATTCCTGTTATTCTTTGCCACTCAGGTAATGGAAGGATTTCCCATGGAAGTACAGACCTTTTATACTATACATATCTGCATCTGGCTGATCGGTGGCTTGCTGGTGATGTACAGCGCCTACCAGGCCAACAAGGGAGACGCGCAGCACGACAGTGCCATCTTATCCGATAACGAGCGGTCCAAGTTACAACAGCTCGATATCAATGAGGGTATGATTGAGCAAATAGCAGATGAGATGATAAAAGATGCAGCAGTATGGGAAAATACACTGGAACAGGAACAAGTAAAGGAAACTACGTTTATCCGTTCCCGTGCCATCAGAAGTGCAGTGCTTACCTGCCTGTTTTTTTTATTGGGAGGGTCTTTATCATTAGGTCCTTATCTCTCGAATGAAAATTTCACCGCTGCTTCACAAACCAGTATGATGCTGGTTTTCCTGGGGTTAACCATCTTCAGTTTCATTAAAGCAAAAATAACCAGCCAACGTCCGTTACCACTTATTTTGCGTTACTGGCTCATGGGAGCCGGCATACTCGGTGGCGCCTGGATTCTGCACAAAGTATTCTGA
- the rocD gene encoding ornithine--oxo-acid transaminase produces the protein MIPAYTYSERTQHFLALEEQYGAHNYHPLPVVLERGEGVFLWDVDGKRYYDFLSGYSAINQGHCHPRIIASLIEQAQKLTLTSRAFHSDLLGEYVQYVTRYFGYDKVLPMNTGVEAVETALKLCRHWAYMVKGVPENKAKIIVCANNFHGRTLNVISFSTDPAARDNFGPFMPGYEVIPFNNLAALEQALQDKNVAGFLVEPIQGEAGVMVPDEGYLAKARQYCQDANVLFIADEIQTGLARTGKMLACDHENVRPDILILGKALSGGTLPVSAVLADDEIMLTIKPGEHGSTYGGNPLACKVAITALQVLKDEKMTENAAAMGQLLRSGLAELQSPYITTIRGKGLLNAIVIRHKDPEAAWDLCLTLKDNGLLAKPTHGDKIRFAPPLTITAAQVADCVQIIGRSMEKAFS, from the coding sequence ATGATACCAGCATATACATATAGCGAAAGGACACAGCATTTCCTGGCTCTGGAAGAACAGTACGGCGCCCACAACTATCATCCGTTACCCGTAGTGCTGGAACGCGGGGAAGGCGTTTTCCTGTGGGATGTGGATGGAAAACGTTACTACGATTTCCTCTCGGGTTATTCTGCTATCAACCAGGGGCATTGCCATCCCAGGATCATTGCATCATTGATAGAACAGGCGCAGAAATTGACATTAACCTCCCGCGCTTTCCATAGTGATCTGCTGGGAGAATATGTACAGTATGTGACCCGCTACTTCGGTTATGATAAGGTATTGCCCATGAATACAGGTGTGGAAGCGGTGGAAACAGCACTGAAGCTTTGCCGCCACTGGGCATATATGGTAAAAGGTGTTCCGGAAAACAAGGCCAAGATCATCGTTTGTGCCAATAATTTCCATGGACGCACGCTGAACGTCATCTCATTTAGTACGGATCCTGCTGCCCGTGATAATTTTGGCCCGTTCATGCCCGGTTATGAAGTGATTCCTTTTAATAACCTGGCTGCACTGGAACAGGCATTACAGGATAAAAATGTGGCCGGTTTCCTCGTAGAGCCGATCCAGGGAGAAGCCGGTGTAATGGTACCTGATGAAGGTTACCTGGCCAAAGCCCGCCAGTATTGCCAGGACGCTAATGTACTTTTTATAGCAGATGAAATACAAACGGGGCTGGCACGTACCGGCAAAATGCTGGCATGTGACCATGAAAATGTGCGCCCTGATATACTCATTCTCGGCAAAGCCTTATCCGGTGGTACATTGCCGGTAAGCGCCGTATTAGCCGATGATGAAATTATGCTGACGATTAAACCAGGTGAACATGGTTCTACATACGGCGGTAATCCACTCGCCTGTAAAGTAGCCATCACTGCATTACAAGTACTGAAGGATGAAAAGATGACGGAAAATGCGGCTGCCATGGGACAATTACTGCGTAGTGGACTAGCGGAACTGCAATCTCCCTATATTACTACCATACGGGGTAAAGGATTGCTCAATGCCATTGTGATCCGGCATAAGGACCCTGAAGCCGCCTGGGATCTGTGTCTGACTTTAAAAGATAACGGCCTGCTCGCCAAGCCAACACATGGTGACAAAATCCGTTTTGCGCCTCCGCTGACCATTACTGCCGCCCAGGTGGCAGATTGTGTGCAGATTATCGGGAGAAGCATGGAAAAGGCCTTTAGCTAA
- a CDS encoding acyl-CoA-binding protein, which yields MELASQFENAVAASKTLAEKPSNDILLQLYALYKQGTTGDVDTDPPSNPFDFVAKAKHEAWAAIKGKTKEAAMQEYIDLVGKLKGQP from the coding sequence ATGGAACTTGCAAGTCAATTCGAAAACGCTGTGGCAGCGAGCAAAACGCTGGCAGAAAAGCCATCAAATGATATTTTACTACAGCTGTATGCCCTGTATAAACAAGGCACTACCGGCGATGTAGACACGGATCCCCCCTCCAACCCTTTTGATTTTGTAGCCAAAGCCAAACATGAAGCCTGGGCAGCCATAAAAGGGAAAACCAAAGAAGCAGCGATGCAGGAATACATAGACCTGGTAGGAAAACTTAAAGGACAGCCATAA
- the lepA gene encoding translation elongation factor 4 codes for MKNIRNFCIIAHIDHGKSTLADRLLEFTHTISDRDMQAQVLDNMDLEREKGITIKSHAIQMDYIAKNGEKITFNLIDTPGHVDFSYEVSRALAACEGALLLVDAAQGIQAQTISNLYLALENDLEIIPVINKIDMQGAMIEEVKDQIMELIGVKEEDILLASGKSGIGIEEILEAIVNRIPAPKGSNDAPLQALIFDSVFNSFRGIIAYFRIFNGTIKKGDKIRFFNTGDEYEADEVGILKLGLEPKKEVFTGDVGYIITGIKSAKEVKVGDTITLANNPCKEGINGFQEVKPMVFAGIFPVVTEDFEELRECMDKLQLNDASLTYELETSQALGFGFRCGFLGMLHMEIIQERLEREFNQTVITTVPNVSFIAHTTNEGVIIVNNPTEMPDPTRLERIEEPFIRAQIISKPEYIGNIMTLCLGKRGILLNQSYLTTTRVELMFEIPLTEIVFDFYDKLKSQTRGYASFDYTPIGFRDSDIVKMDILLNAEKVDALSALIHRGRAQEFGRKLCEKLKELLPRQQFLIAIQAAIGAKIVARENISAMRKDVTAKCYGGDISRKRKLLEKQKEGKKRMRQIGNVEVPQEAFLAVLRLDD; via the coding sequence ATGAAGAATATTCGCAATTTTTGTATCATTGCCCATATTGACCACGGAAAAAGCACCCTGGCGGATCGTTTATTGGAATTTACCCATACTATCTCTGACCGCGATATGCAGGCCCAGGTACTGGATAATATGGACCTGGAAAGAGAGAAAGGCATTACCATCAAGAGTCATGCTATTCAGATGGATTATATCGCCAAAAATGGCGAAAAAATTACTTTTAACCTGATCGATACACCCGGACACGTGGACTTCTCTTACGAAGTATCCCGCGCACTGGCAGCCTGCGAAGGCGCACTGCTGCTGGTAGATGCAGCCCAGGGCATCCAGGCACAAACCATTTCCAACCTGTACCTGGCACTGGAAAATGACCTCGAAATCATTCCTGTTATCAATAAAATTGATATGCAGGGCGCCATGATTGAAGAAGTGAAAGATCAGATCATGGAACTGATTGGTGTGAAAGAGGAAGATATTCTCCTGGCTTCCGGCAAATCAGGTATCGGTATTGAAGAGATCCTGGAAGCAATTGTAAACAGGATCCCGGCCCCCAAAGGCAGCAACGATGCACCATTACAGGCATTGATATTTGATAGCGTATTTAACTCTTTCCGTGGTATTATCGCGTACTTCCGCATCTTTAACGGTACTATTAAAAAGGGAGATAAAATCAGGTTCTTTAACACCGGTGATGAATACGAAGCCGATGAGGTAGGTATCCTGAAACTGGGACTGGAGCCAAAGAAAGAAGTCTTTACCGGCGATGTGGGATATATTATTACCGGGATTAAAAGTGCGAAAGAAGTAAAAGTAGGAGATACCATCACACTGGCCAACAACCCTTGTAAAGAAGGGATCAACGGTTTCCAGGAAGTAAAGCCAATGGTATTTGCCGGTATTTTCCCGGTAGTAACAGAGGACTTTGAAGAGTTGCGTGAGTGTATGGATAAACTGCAACTAAACGACGCTTCCCTGACCTATGAGCTGGAAACTTCGCAGGCGCTTGGTTTCGGCTTCCGTTGCGGATTCCTGGGTATGCTTCACATGGAGATCATCCAGGAACGTCTTGAAAGAGAGTTTAATCAAACGGTGATCACCACCGTTCCGAACGTGAGCTTTATTGCACATACGACCAATGAAGGTGTGATTATCGTAAATAACCCCACCGAAATGCCCGATCCTACCAGGCTGGAAAGGATCGAAGAGCCGTTTATCCGTGCACAGATCATTTCCAAACCTGAATATATCGGTAATATCATGACCCTCTGCCTCGGCAAACGTGGGATACTGCTCAATCAGAGCTATCTTACCACTACCCGTGTAGAGCTGATGTTTGAAATACCGCTGACAGAAATCGTATTCGATTTTTATGATAAACTGAAGAGCCAGACACGTGGCTACGCTTCCTTCGATTATACGCCGATCGGTTTCCGTGATAGTGATATCGTGAAAATGGATATCCTGCTCAACGCAGAAAAAGTGGATGCACTGAGCGCCCTGATACACCGTGGCAGAGCCCAGGAATTTGGCCGCAAGCTCTGTGAAAAACTGAAAGAACTGTTGCCCCGTCAGCAATTCCTCATCGCTATCCAGGCTGCTATCGGCGCCAAGATTGTAGCACGCGAAAACATCAGCGCCATGCGTAAAGATGTTACCGCAAAATGTTATGGTGGTGATATCTCCCGTAAACGTAAACTGCTGGAAAAACAGAAAGAAGGTAAAAAACGTATGCGTCAGATAGGTAACGTAGAAGTACCACAGGAAGCATTCCTGGCAGTATTAAGACTGGACGACTAA
- a CDS encoding AsmA-like C-terminal region-containing protein, protein MRKWLKVTLITGGSIIGLIILLFLGLTWYMHANKANFLKQITSQLNDHINGKLTIQDMEPSLFRSFPNVSIALKKVVLQDSLWQQHHHTLLDVDYIFVRVNTLSLLRKHVDVREVTLQNGTVYMYTDTSGYSNTYVFQRQADTTAKKSTRSVNIKQISMEHITFQIENEQKQKRFNLDVQYLEGRLNATDTGMHLIVRSEILAKDFAFNIAKGSYLKNKMLGLNLSLFYNKKTKQLIIPQQEIKIDKHPVQIGGQFTFSEKPPPFFLKINANQVLLQDAATWLLPNIATKLSNINLKTPLDAEASLQGHMQFRDTPHVVVTWKTTNNVLVTTMGEWTNCSFTGRYNNEVSPGEGHTDENSAVNIFQLRAELGGVPLKADTIRVMNLKQPLLRGHFQSEFPLVNLNNPAEEAPIQFKAGTATADLYYTGPILKNDNTPSSMDGIVQVQKGDLTYMPRNLSFHDCSATLRFTGQDLYLENVRIQSVKSALQMDGKVKNMLNLYFTAPEKIELEWNIRSPLVDLNEFKSFLAPRKKGKHTASKKKSNISRVSRQLEVVLDASNVNMQVQLDKVIFQHFSAQQVKASIALTQTDLLLNKLSLQHAGGSAQVTGSVHPQGNNNTFKMNATISNVRIAQLFYAFDNFGLASLKSDNLRGIVSAKADIKGNVLDNGTLAKHSLFGNVSFNLKDGALINFGPLEDIGNFVFRRRRLDSITFENLSNTLNIQGNKISIPPMRIASSAVNIDLNGVYGLTGGTNINMTIPLRNPAKDSAVTDKAEKRRRSKKGIVVHLHAVSGSDGKVKIKLGKGEGE, encoded by the coding sequence ATGCGGAAATGGCTCAAGGTTACACTCATTACCGGCGGTAGCATTATCGGGTTGATCATCTTATTGTTTCTTGGCCTTACCTGGTATATGCATGCCAATAAAGCTAACTTCCTTAAACAGATCACCTCACAGCTGAATGACCATATCAATGGTAAGTTGACCATACAGGATATGGAGCCCTCCCTGTTCCGTAGTTTTCCCAATGTATCTATTGCTTTGAAAAAAGTAGTACTACAGGATAGCCTGTGGCAACAGCATCATCACACTTTACTGGATGTAGACTATATTTTCGTACGGGTGAACACGTTATCACTGTTACGCAAACACGTAGATGTGCGGGAAGTGACGCTGCAAAACGGTACTGTTTACATGTACACCGATACCAGCGGTTATTCCAATACCTATGTATTCCAGCGGCAGGCCGACACTACTGCGAAGAAGAGTACCAGGAGTGTAAATATCAAACAGATCTCGATGGAGCATATCACCTTTCAGATCGAGAACGAACAGAAACAGAAACGCTTTAACCTTGATGTACAATACCTGGAAGGCAGGCTGAATGCAACAGACACCGGTATGCACCTGATAGTGCGCTCAGAAATCCTGGCGAAGGATTTTGCTTTTAATATAGCGAAAGGCAGTTACCTGAAAAATAAAATGTTGGGATTGAACCTGTCTTTGTTCTATAATAAAAAAACAAAACAACTCATCATCCCGCAGCAGGAAATTAAGATTGATAAACATCCCGTGCAGATAGGAGGCCAGTTTACTTTTTCGGAGAAACCGCCGCCATTCTTTTTAAAGATCAACGCAAACCAGGTACTGTTGCAGGATGCAGCCACCTGGCTCTTACCCAATATCGCTACCAAATTAAGTAACATCAATCTCAAAACACCGCTGGATGCTGAAGCCAGTCTGCAAGGGCATATGCAATTCAGGGATACACCGCATGTAGTGGTCACCTGGAAAACGACCAACAATGTGCTGGTAACCACCATGGGCGAATGGACCAACTGTAGTTTCACCGGGAGATATAATAATGAAGTCAGTCCGGGAGAAGGACATACAGATGAGAACTCCGCGGTGAATATTTTTCAGCTTCGTGCAGAACTGGGCGGGGTGCCGCTGAAAGCAGATACCATCCGGGTAATGAACCTGAAACAGCCTTTGCTTCGTGGACATTTCCAGTCTGAATTTCCGCTGGTCAACCTGAACAATCCTGCGGAAGAAGCACCGATCCAGTTCAAAGCAGGTACGGCTACTGCCGATCTCTATTATACGGGCCCTATCCTGAAAAATGACAACACCCCTTCTTCCATGGATGGTATTGTGCAGGTACAGAAAGGAGATCTTACCTATATGCCGCGTAATTTATCCTTCCATGATTGCAGTGCTACGCTGCGTTTCACCGGACAGGATCTGTACCTTGAAAACGTCCGGATTCAATCGGTGAAAAGTGCTTTGCAGATGGATGGTAAGGTGAAAAATATGCTCAATTTATATTTTACAGCACCGGAGAAGATAGAGCTGGAATGGAATATCAGGAGTCCGTTGGTAGACCTGAATGAGTTTAAAAGTTTCCTGGCCCCGCGTAAAAAAGGAAAGCATACCGCCAGCAAAAAGAAATCTAATATCAGCCGTGTTTCCCGGCAACTGGAGGTGGTGCTGGATGCCAGCAATGTAAATATGCAGGTGCAGCTGGATAAAGTGATCTTCCAGCATTTCAGTGCGCAGCAAGTGAAAGCATCCATCGCGCTCACACAAACGGATCTGTTGCTGAATAAGCTCTCGCTGCAACATGCAGGCGGCAGCGCACAGGTAACAGGCAGTGTGCATCCGCAGGGGAATAACAATACCTTTAAAATGAATGCTACGATCAGCAACGTCCGGATTGCGCAGTTGTTTTATGCCTTTGATAACTTCGGTCTTGCTTCCCTCAAATCTGATAACCTGCGCGGTATTGTTTCTGCTAAAGCCGATATCAAAGGCAATGTGCTGGACAATGGCACATTGGCAAAACATTCCTTATTTGGTAATGTGAGCTTCAACCTGAAAGATGGCGCCCTGATCAACTTCGGGCCATTGGAAGATATCGGGAACTTTGTATTCCGCCGGCGCAGACTGGATAGTATCACCTTTGAAAACCTCAGTAACACGTTAAATATCCAGGGAAACAAGATCAGTATCCCACCGATGCGCATTGCTTCAAGTGCCGTTAATATTGACCTCAATGGCGTATACGGATTGACGGGTGGTACAAATATCAACATGACCATTCCTTTGCGTAATCCTGCAAAAGATTCAGCTGTCACAGATAAAGCGGAGAAACGCCGCCGCAGCAAAAAAGGAATTGTTGTACACCTGCATGCCGTGTCTGGCAGCGATGGAAAAGTGAAGATCAAGCTAGGGAAAGGAGAAGGAGAATAA